A window of the Hordeum vulgare subsp. vulgare chromosome 5H, MorexV3_pseudomolecules_assembly, whole genome shotgun sequence genome harbors these coding sequences:
- the LOC123396833 gene encoding uncharacterized protein LOC123396833 — protein MPPQTLHSSAYPSHPSTRASILPLAPPLVPASEPSLPFRKVALASHVWRRNWPALRRVGPATMAEDRNWMYTGRPSKKTFTPEWVEKTTEFVERAFRGVPPEREEDFGMLCPCARCRNRNRLPRTKYEMQLDLGRNGFMPGYTVWVHHGEGKQMVPRPLQRWQASAETQPAKPSDDHAGGGMKVPKPQETKKKWEISALEAYARARLRKEDQMEWSYQKYLWEQEKAKRQQQQSAPKAKRLLTFAEEEGNNVSVIEPELEDTAMTKADGPVANPEPTANACGVQIPAGATARPKRKTGPPGWHSGSDWVH, from the exons ATGCCCCCCCAAACCCTACACAGCTCGGCTTACCCCTCCCATCCCTCCACTCGCGCCTCCATCCTTCCACTCGCGCCGCCGCTCGTCCCCGCGTCCGAGCCGAGCCTGCCGTTTAGGAAGGTCGCGCTCGCATCGCACGTTTGGAGAAGAAACTGGCCGGCACTCAG GAGGGTCGGCCCGGCGACGATGGCGGAAGACCGCAACTGGATGTACACGGGCCGCCCGAGCAAGAAAACGTTCACCCCCGAGTGGGTGGAGAAGACGACCGAGTTCGTGGAGCGCGCCTTCCGCGGCGTCCCGCCGGAGCGCGAGGAGGACTTCGGCATGCTGTGCCCCTGCGCGCGCTGCCGCAACCGCAACAGGCTGCCGAGGACCAAGTACGAGATGCAGCTGGATCTGGGCAGGAACGGCTTCATGCCAGGGTACACGGTGTGGGTGCACCACGGCGAGGGCAAGCAAATGGTCCCACGACCACTCCAGCGGTGGCAAGCAAGTGCCGAAACCCAGCCTGCTAAACCATCCGACGACCACGCCGGTGGTGGCATGAAAGTGCCGAAACCGCAG GAGACTAAGAAGAAGTGGGAGATATCAGCGCTTGAGGCGTATGCAAGAGCCAGGCTACGGAAGGAGGATCAAATGGAGTGGAGCTACCAGAAATACCTGTGGGAGCAAGAGAAAGCCAAGCGGCAACAGCAACAGAGTGCACCAAAGGCAAAGAGGCTG CTCACGTTTGCTGAAGAGGAAGGGAACAATGTCAGCGTCATCGAACCTGAACTTGAAGATACAGCAATGACAAAAGCTGACGGTCCTGTAGCTAATCCGGAACCGACAGCCAACGCGTGTGGAGTTCAAATCCCAGCTGGAGCAACGGCTCGTCCAAAGCGCAAGACAGGCCCGCCTGGGTGGCATTCAGGCTCAgactgggttcattga